A window of the Gossypium hirsutum isolate 1008001.06 chromosome A03, Gossypium_hirsutum_v2.1, whole genome shotgun sequence genome harbors these coding sequences:
- the LOC107941761 gene encoding FCS-Like Zinc finger 2, producing MDCFVPSRKPCFVEEDDGLASLAGMEGVGYSDGSYYKNHSQNGFFSTPFCFSRRNNSLRNMSSSSSSSSFSCLIPSSPRSTRFYDGRFEDHHQPHFLDACFLCKKPLGGNKDIFMYRGDTPFCSEECRQEQIDMDEAKENNLSFSSSMKALRKKKDQRKSSKSPTKAEDYPFRTSTVAAA from the exons ATGGACTGTTTTGTACCTTCAAGGAAGCCTTGTttcgttgaagaagatgatggttTAGCTTCACTTGCAGGCATGGAGGGTGTTGGATATTCAGATGGAAGCTATTACAAAAACCATAGCCAAAATGGGTTTTTCTCAACACCCTTTTGTTTCTCAAGGAGGAATAATAGTTTAAGGAAcatgtcttcttcttcttcttcttcttctttttcatgtTTGATTCCTTCTTCTCCAAGGTCTACTAGGTTTTATGATGGCAGATTTGAAGATCATCATCAACCCCATTTCTTGGATGCTTGTTTCCTTTGCAAGAAACCTCTTGGGGGTAACAAGGACATCTTCATGTACAG AGGGGACACACCTTTTTGTAGTGAAGAGTGTAGGCAAGAACAAATAGACATGGATGAAGCTAAAGAAAACAATTTGAGCTTTTCTTCATCAATGAAagcattgaggaagaagaaagacCAAAGGAAATCATCCAAATCTCCAACCAAAGCTGAAGATTATCCTTTTAGAACAAGCACTGTTGCAGCTGCTTGA